The following DNA comes from Phytohabitans rumicis.
TCAGCGCGCAGGCGGCGGCCGGCTGCCGGGTGACGTACTCGGTGGCGAGCCAGTGGCCGGGCGGGTTCACCGGCAACGTGGCGGTGACCAACCTCGGTGACCCGATCAACGGGTGGAGTCTGGTGTGGACGTTCCCGAACGGTCAGGCGGTGACGCAGGCGTGGAACGCGGCCGTCACGTCGTCGGGTAGCCAGGTCACCGCGAGGAACGTGAGCTACAACGCGGCCATCGCGACGAACGCGACGGTCTCGTTCGGGTTCAACGGCTCGTGGACGGGCTCCAACACCGCGCCGACGTCGTTCGCGCTCAACGGCACGGTCTGCACCGGCAGCGTGGGTGGGACGGCGTCGCCGACCGTGAGTCCGTCGGCCAGCGTCTCGCCGTCCGTCTCGCCGACCGTCTCGCCCACGACGTCGCCGCAGCCCGGCAACGCGATGGCGGCCGTCGCCGCGATGCAGCCCGGCTGGAACCTGGGCAACTCGTTGGACGCGGTGGGCGCCGACGAGACGGCGTGGGGCAACCCGCGGGTGACCGCCGCGTTGCTGGACAACGTGCGGGCGCAGGGCTTCAACAGCATCCGGATCCCCGTCACGTGGAGCAACCACCACGGGTCGGCGCCGAACTACACGATCGACGCCGCCTGGCTCAACCGGGTCAAGGAGGTCGTCGACTGGGCCATCGCGGACGGCTTCTACGTGATGATCAACATTCACCACGACTCGTGGCAGTGGATCAACACGATGCCCAGCGACCGCACCAACGTCCTGGCCCGGTACAACGCGCTGTGGACGCAGATCGCCGCCGCGTTCCGCGGCCACTCCTCGCGGCTGGTGTTCGAGAGCGTGAACGAGCCGCAGTTCACCGGCGCGTCGGACGAGGCACAGTCCATCAGCCTGCTGAACGAGCTGAACACGTCGTTCCGCAGTATCGTGCGCGCCTCGGGCGGCGGCAACGCGTCCCGGCTGCTGGTCATCCCGACCCTGCACACCTCCGCCGACGCCGCCCGCGTCGACCCGGCGCTGAACTGGTTCACCGCCACCGGCGACGCCAACCTGATCGCCACCGTGCACTACTACGGGTACTGGCCGTTCAGCGTGAACGTGGCCGGCGGCACCCGCTTCGACGCCACCGTCCAAAGTGACCTGACCGGCGCGTTCGACCGGGTCTACAACGCGTTCGTCGCCCGCCGCATCCCGGTCATCATCGGCGAGTACGGCCTGCTCGGCTTCGACCGGCACACCGGCACCATCGAGCAGGGCGAGAAGCTGAAGTTCTTCGAGTACTTCGGTTACTACGCCCGCAACCGGCAGATCACCACCATGCTGTGGGACAACGGCCAGCACCTCGGCCGTACGTCGTTCGCGTGGGCCGACGCGGAGCTGATCGGACAGATCAAGTCCAGCTGGACCACCCGCTCCGGCACCGCCTCATCCGACCAGGTGTACGTCTCCCGCACCGCCGCGATCACCAGC
Coding sequences within:
- a CDS encoding cellulase family glycosylhydrolase, translating into MRGTRWRVGLVAGGAAALLAAGVMVAVSAQAAAGCRVTYSVASQWPGGFTGNVAVTNLGDPINGWSLVWTFPNGQAVTQAWNAAVTSSGSQVTARNVSYNAAIATNATVSFGFNGSWTGSNTAPTSFALNGTVCTGSVGGTASPTVSPSASVSPSVSPTVSPTTSPQPGNAMAAVAAMQPGWNLGNSLDAVGADETAWGNPRVTAALLDNVRAQGFNSIRIPVTWSNHHGSAPNYTIDAAWLNRVKEVVDWAIADGFYVMINIHHDSWQWINTMPSDRTNVLARYNALWTQIAAAFRGHSSRLVFESVNEPQFTGASDEAQSISLLNELNTSFRSIVRASGGGNASRLLVIPTLHTSADAARVDPALNWFTATGDANLIATVHYYGYWPFSVNVAGGTRFDATVQSDLTGAFDRVYNAFVARRIPVIIGEYGLLGFDRHTGTIEQGEKLKFFEYFGYYARNRQITTMLWDNGQHLGRTSFAWADAELIGQIKSSWTTRSGTASSDQVYVSRTAAITSKSLTLNLNGLSFQGLRQGTTDLANGADYTVSGSTLTLTAAAVTRLVGSRAYGVNTNIQARFSAGVPWRISIITYDTPILAGATGTTGAFAVPAQFRGDQLATMEARYADGSNAGPHNWTSFKEFDVTFAPNYTANTITLKPEFFAEVNEGQRVTLTFHFWSGAQLTYYVTKSGGNVTGTLT